In Edaphobacter paludis, a single window of DNA contains:
- a CDS encoding TonB-dependent receptor: MSIRSTLLAALCLFCYISAALAAERKVQICVQDERGDPISGALVQVQTGLADEVSSSADGCVSITAEPGAKVRISHAGFADVVESVGNQSQLTVVMRVAGVTQKVEVTAARMPLALDASASSVRTMTAEQLHEAPGFTLDDQLRQVVGFQLFRRTSSWVANPTTQGTSLRGLGSTAVSRTLVLIDQVPLNDAFGGWIHWNEIPQLAVRDVELMRGGASDLYGSSAIGGVIDVVPVVPQHFAYAADVSGASEATSNLNALLSADRHGWSGLGATTLFRTDGYILTAPAVRGPIDVASNVHSQSGRAEVRRALGSDGNIFLLGNILNEARNNGTPLQTNGMRLWRYVAGANWSPADAGRFLLRVYGSDQNYRQSFSSIAANRASEKLTNLQRVPSQQVGGAVQWARGYSQFTVVAGGDLLDTRATDNETSVKSGIDQPTVSISARQRGDGIYGEVLWQPSSWSIAFSSRLDRFGNFDAKQVSSGTSAPLPGIQETVFDPRLGIVKKVAGGLSLTASGFRAFRGPSLNELYRKFQVGQQITLANGNLRSERATGFETGALMDLSRWGSVRGSYFWTQVNRPVASVALSSTPTTQLLQRQNLGQLESRGLTAEFELEPVSFLSLTGGYQYAVSTVTKFQADPTLVGKWTAEVPRNTATLQTRLQKQGLGTLSVALRTSGQAFDDSANQFKLDGYAQIDLYAEHAFGRRWQIYSSVQNLLNSEVQAGRTPLLTLGAPRLLSVGVRLH; the protein is encoded by the coding sequence ATGTCGATTCGATCTACACTTCTAGCTGCGCTTTGTCTTTTCTGCTATATATCAGCGGCCCTTGCCGCCGAGCGCAAGGTGCAGATTTGCGTTCAGGACGAGCGCGGAGACCCCATCTCCGGTGCACTGGTGCAGGTCCAGACCGGTTTGGCGGATGAGGTTTCGAGTAGCGCTGACGGGTGCGTATCCATCACCGCAGAACCCGGGGCAAAGGTACGGATCAGCCATGCTGGATTTGCCGACGTTGTTGAATCTGTCGGGAATCAATCTCAATTGACCGTCGTAATGCGTGTAGCGGGAGTCACTCAAAAGGTTGAGGTGACAGCGGCGCGAATGCCGTTGGCGCTCGATGCCAGCGCCAGCAGCGTGCGCACGATGACTGCCGAGCAGCTTCACGAGGCACCCGGCTTTACCCTGGATGATCAACTTCGCCAAGTCGTCGGATTTCAACTCTTCCGTCGGACCAGCTCGTGGGTTGCGAACCCGACGACACAGGGGACCTCGTTGCGTGGGCTCGGCTCTACGGCGGTCAGTCGAACGCTCGTTTTGATCGATCAGGTTCCTCTCAACGATGCTTTTGGCGGATGGATTCACTGGAACGAAATTCCGCAGTTGGCCGTGCGCGATGTCGAACTGATGCGGGGCGGGGCGTCGGACCTCTATGGTTCAAGCGCCATCGGTGGCGTGATCGACGTCGTGCCTGTGGTTCCACAGCATTTTGCTTATGCGGCGGATGTATCAGGCGCAAGCGAAGCGACGTCCAACCTCAATGCTCTCCTCAGCGCAGACAGACATGGCTGGAGCGGGCTCGGCGCAACGACGCTGTTTCGGACTGATGGGTATATTCTCACCGCTCCGGCAGTACGTGGCCCTATCGATGTAGCTTCTAACGTTCACTCACAGAGCGGTCGCGCTGAGGTTCGTCGTGCTCTAGGCAGTGACGGCAATATATTTCTGCTCGGAAATATTCTGAACGAAGCACGCAATAATGGCACCCCTTTACAGACAAACGGCATGCGCTTGTGGCGATATGTCGCCGGGGCAAACTGGTCTCCCGCCGATGCTGGCCGATTCCTGTTGCGGGTCTATGGATCTGATCAAAACTACCGGCAGAGCTTCTCTTCGATTGCCGCGAACCGGGCCTCGGAGAAACTGACAAATCTGCAAAGAGTTCCGTCGCAGCAGGTTGGCGGAGCGGTGCAGTGGGCGCGCGGTTATAGCCAGTTCACTGTAGTTGCGGGGGGCGATCTGCTGGATACGCGTGCTACTGACAACGAGACCTCAGTCAAGAGTGGCATTGACCAGCCTACCGTGAGCATCAGCGCCCGGCAGCGCGGGGACGGCATTTATGGCGAAGTCCTGTGGCAGCCCTCAAGCTGGTCAATCGCCTTCTCTTCGCGACTCGATCGCTTTGGAAATTTCGATGCGAAGCAGGTGAGCAGCGGGACATCAGCGCCGCTTCCGGGCATACAGGAGACAGTCTTTGACCCGCGGCTGGGCATTGTGAAGAAAGTAGCTGGCGGTCTGTCGCTTACTGCCTCAGGTTTTCGGGCATTTCGCGGACCTAGTCTGAACGAGCTGTACCGGAAGTTTCAGGTCGGCCAGCAGATCACACTGGCCAACGGCAATCTAAGATCGGAGCGGGCGACTGGGTTCGAGACTGGTGCTCTGATGGACCTTTCCCGCTGGGGATCGGTGCGCGGCAGCTATTTCTGGACCCAGGTAAACCGTCCGGTTGCCTCTGTCGCGCTGAGTTCCACGCCTACAACCCAATTATTGCAGCGTCAAAATCTGGGCCAGTTGGAGAGTCGCGGACTCACCGCCGAGTTTGAACTCGAGCCTGTTTCGTTTCTCTCGCTTACCGGCGGGTACCAGTATGCCGTCTCGACGGTCACAAAGTTTCAGGCTGATCCGACGCTCGTGGGCAAGTGGACTGCCGAGGTGCCTCGAAACACAGCCACGCTTCAAACCCGGCTTCAGAAGCAGGGACTTGGCACCTTAAGCGTTGCCCTGCGCACCAGTGGACAAGCATTTGACGACTCGGCCAACCAGTTCAAGCTGGACGGCTATGCCCAGATCGATCTGTACGCGGAACACGCCTTCGGGCGCAGATGGCAGATTTACAGCTCGGTGCAAAATCTTTTGAATAGTGAAGTTCAGGCAGGGCGCACCCCGCTCCTTACGCTAGGTGCTCCGAGACTATTGTCGGTCGGGGTACGACTTCACTAA
- a CDS encoding DUF885 domain-containing protein: protein MTKISLGLVGGLALMCCMNTVPLSAQIQLPPAATAAPQSVADRSKALSALFDEIWQDKLKHSPEYASYLGDKRYNDQLTDYSVQAVNASLARGRGFIEKLGMIDTTGLTDQEKLSAELMMRSLIDDQEAAKFKGWEMPVNQFSGFHTDLAQMPTDLSFDSVKDYDDYISRLQKVPTAFSQITANMQLGIEDGRMPPEYLLEKVLVQGQTLANQKPEDSPFALPLKKFPKTISVADQKRISGDLLNVITTDVLPSYQRFARFMKADYVPKGRKDPGAWALPDGDAYYAFRIRQSTTLNKSAAEIHQIGLDEVKRDEAEMLAIVHKLGFADLKSFNAALKTNPKEHPTSKEQLLDAFRGYIAQMQPKLPELFGTLPKAKLEVIEMPSYIAKDQAEAFYDQGSADGKRPGKVDVNTYNFAERSLAGVEAVAYHEGIPGHHLQISIAQELTGLPEFRKQSYYTAYTEGWALYSERLGKEIGFYQDPYSDYGRLEADIWRAIRLVVDTGVHSQHWTRQQMVDYFHEHTAMDDTNIQAEVDRYIAWPGQALGYKMGQLKILELRERAKTALGTKFDIKAFHDEVLDSGALPMDVLDQRVTDWIAAQKK, encoded by the coding sequence ATGACGAAGATTTCGCTTGGGCTGGTTGGCGGTTTGGCCTTGATGTGCTGCATGAATACAGTGCCGTTGAGTGCTCAGATTCAACTTCCTCCCGCAGCCACGGCGGCGCCACAGTCGGTGGCTGATCGCAGCAAAGCCTTGAGTGCGCTGTTTGACGAGATATGGCAGGACAAGCTGAAGCACTCGCCGGAGTATGCTTCTTATCTCGGCGATAAGCGGTATAACGATCAGCTTACGGACTACTCCGTGCAGGCGGTGAATGCTTCGCTTGCGCGTGGACGCGGGTTTATCGAGAAGCTTGGAATGATCGATACCACCGGTTTGACGGACCAGGAGAAGTTATCCGCTGAGCTGATGATGCGGTCGCTGATCGATGACCAGGAGGCGGCGAAGTTCAAAGGGTGGGAGATGCCGGTCAACCAGTTCAGCGGCTTTCACACGGACTTGGCACAGATGCCGACCGACCTGAGCTTCGATTCTGTGAAGGACTACGACGATTACATTTCACGGTTGCAGAAGGTGCCTACTGCCTTTTCGCAGATTACGGCGAACATGCAGTTGGGGATTGAAGATGGGCGGATGCCGCCTGAGTATCTGCTGGAGAAGGTGCTGGTGCAGGGGCAGACTCTGGCCAATCAAAAGCCGGAGGACAGCCCGTTTGCATTGCCCTTGAAGAAGTTTCCCAAAACGATCAGCGTTGCCGACCAGAAGCGCATCTCCGGCGATCTGTTGAATGTGATTACGACGGATGTACTGCCTTCTTATCAGCGTTTCGCGAGATTCATGAAGGCGGATTATGTTCCGAAGGGGCGTAAGGACCCGGGGGCATGGGCTCTCCCCGATGGGGATGCCTACTATGCGTTTCGCATCCGCCAAAGCACGACACTGAATAAGTCGGCGGCGGAGATTCATCAGATCGGGCTCGATGAGGTGAAGCGCGATGAGGCGGAGATGCTCGCGATTGTGCATAAGCTGGGCTTCGCTGACCTGAAGAGCTTCAATGCGGCCTTAAAGACGAATCCGAAGGAGCATCCTACCTCGAAGGAGCAGTTGCTCGACGCATTCCGCGGATACATCGCTCAGATGCAGCCTAAGCTCCCGGAGCTTTTCGGCACTCTGCCGAAGGCAAAGCTGGAGGTTATCGAGATGCCGTCGTATATCGCCAAGGACCAGGCAGAGGCGTTCTATGATCAGGGCAGCGCGGATGGGAAGCGCCCCGGCAAGGTCGATGTGAACACCTACAACTTTGCGGAACGGTCTCTGGCCGGAGTCGAGGCTGTTGCGTATCACGAAGGGATTCCCGGGCACCACCTGCAGATCTCTATCGCGCAGGAGTTGACCGGTTTGCCGGAGTTCCGCAAGCAGTCTTACTACACCGCATATACCGAGGGCTGGGCGCTTTACAGCGAGCGACTGGGCAAAGAGATCGGATTTTACCAAGACCCTTACAGCGATTACGGGCGTTTGGAGGCGGACATCTGGCGGGCGATCCGGCTGGTGGTCGATACCGGAGTCCATTCGCAGCACTGGACGCGGCAGCAGATGGTCGACTACTTCCACGAACATACGGCGATGGACGATACCAACATTCAGGCCGAGGTTGACCGTTACATTGCCTGGCCGGGACAGGCGCTGGGATACAAGATGGGGCAGTTGAAGATCCTCGAACTGAGGGAGCGCGCGAAGACTGCTTTGGGGACGAAGTTCGACATCAAGGCGTTCCATGATGAGGTGCTGGATTCAGGCG
- a CDS encoding YajQ family cyclic di-GMP-binding protein, translated as MASDNSFDVVSKVELQEVKNAIDQASKEVHARFDLKDSKSTIELEGTEAIQLASQSEYTLKAVIEILSQKLVKRGVSLKNLEYEKIEPAANSSVRQKIKLVQGIPSEKAKQIVALIKESKKKAQASIQGDTVRVVSKDRDVLQDVMALLRGKDLGVDLQFTNFRSN; from the coding sequence ATGGCATCCGACAACAGCTTCGATGTAGTCAGCAAAGTAGAACTTCAGGAAGTCAAAAATGCTATCGACCAGGCCAGCAAAGAGGTCCACGCACGCTTCGATCTCAAGGATTCCAAGTCGACGATCGAACTGGAAGGTACAGAAGCCATCCAACTGGCGTCGCAGAGCGAGTACACGCTGAAGGCAGTCATCGAGATCCTCTCGCAGAAGCTGGTGAAGCGCGGCGTCTCGCTCAAGAACCTTGAGTACGAGAAGATTGAGCCGGCAGCGAACTCCAGCGTCCGTCAGAAGATCAAGCTGGTTCAGGGGATCCCTTCCGAGAAGGCCAAGCAGATCGTGGCGCTCATCAAGGAGTCGAAGAAGAAGGCGCAGGCCAGCATCCAGGGCGACACTGTTCGCGTCGTGAGCAAAGATCGCGATGTTCTTCAGGATGTGATGGCGCTTCTCCGCGGCAAAGACCTCGGCGTCGACCTGCAATTCACCAACTTCCGCTCGAACTAA
- a CDS encoding polyprenyl synthetase family protein, translating to MSTLSIATAAEVFDLLRDDLAAIEREFATQSASNVAVITDIAQYLISGGGKRIRPLLLLLSAKALDCTSHSRIRLGAVVEMLHTATLVHDDIIDEADTRRGRPSSNTTWGNSKCVLAGDWLYMQSFATALEERNFRVLDLLISLTQQMVEGELLQIEKLGHLINEEEYFDLIFRKTACLFKVSMQLGAAITRVGDEVESQLGEYGRNLGLAFQIVDDVLDLTAAEDVLGKPVASDLREGKATLAVIHALERGTGADREAIRTVLADRSFENASHPQILEILHRHGSIDYAMDTACAYAEAARLSIADLPDSEAKRALLWVPGFVTTRDR from the coding sequence GTGAGTACCCTCTCCATCGCGACTGCAGCCGAGGTCTTCGATCTTCTGCGTGACGATCTTGCCGCCATTGAGCGCGAGTTTGCCACGCAGTCAGCCTCGAACGTTGCCGTCATTACGGATATCGCCCAGTACCTCATCTCAGGCGGCGGCAAACGCATCCGTCCTCTTCTGCTGCTGCTCTCGGCCAAGGCACTGGACTGTACCAGTCATAGCCGCATCCGGCTCGGCGCAGTAGTCGAGATGCTGCACACGGCAACCCTCGTTCACGACGATATTATCGACGAGGCTGATACACGGCGGGGACGCCCCTCTTCTAATACGACCTGGGGCAATTCAAAGTGTGTGCTTGCGGGTGACTGGCTCTACATGCAGTCTTTTGCCACGGCACTTGAAGAACGTAACTTCCGCGTGCTCGACCTGCTGATCTCGCTGACCCAGCAGATGGTCGAAGGCGAACTGCTCCAGATTGAGAAGCTCGGCCACCTCATCAATGAAGAAGAGTATTTTGATCTCATCTTCCGCAAGACTGCCTGCCTCTTCAAGGTCTCAATGCAACTTGGAGCGGCTATTACACGGGTGGGCGACGAGGTGGAGTCTCAGTTAGGTGAATATGGACGCAACCTCGGCCTTGCCTTCCAGATCGTTGATGACGTTCTGGATCTGACGGCTGCCGAAGATGTGCTTGGCAAACCGGTGGCTTCGGACCTGCGTGAAGGAAAAGCAACCCTTGCCGTGATTCACGCGCTCGAGCGCGGTACGGGCGCCGACCGCGAAGCCATCCGCACCGTGCTGGCGGATCGGAGTTTCGAGAATGCCTCCCATCCGCAGATCCTCGAAATTCTGCATCGTCACGGCTCGATTGATTACGCCATGGATACTGCATGCGCATATGCCGAAGCGGCCCGGCTTAGCATCGCCGACCTGCCGGACTCCGAAGCCAAACGGGCGCTCCTTTGGGTGCCGGGCTTCGTCACGACCAGAGACCGATAG
- a CDS encoding TatD family hydrolase gives MSLIDSHAHLDFYTEDREEVLHRAYAAGVNTILAIGIGEGPAFMHQALEIAHASAGKPKIYASAGIHPQEAANANEEALTKLTSLAADPKCVAIGEIGLDYYHVENPEPAIQKKAFLAQMEIAAAAKKPILIHCRTSELASPEAKAKFGAADAWEDLLTLLAAHWTPHKLGGIMHCFSGTVEQAQRSLDAGFYLSFAGNLTYPKSQSIRDAAAMAPGDRILIETDAPFLSPIPHRGHRNEPALVTHTAETLAALRGISSDELAMITTENFHRLFPTTA, from the coding sequence ATGTCATTGATAGATTCCCACGCACATCTCGATTTCTATACTGAAGACAGAGAAGAAGTTCTCCATCGGGCGTACGCCGCGGGAGTTAATACGATTCTTGCTATTGGTATCGGCGAAGGCCCTGCCTTTATGCATCAGGCGCTCGAAATCGCTCACGCGAGTGCAGGCAAGCCAAAGATATATGCGAGCGCCGGTATTCATCCTCAGGAAGCGGCGAACGCCAATGAAGAGGCGCTTACTAAACTGACCAGTTTGGCCGCCGATCCAAAATGCGTTGCCATCGGAGAGATCGGGCTCGACTATTACCACGTTGAAAATCCTGAACCTGCGATACAGAAGAAGGCTTTCCTTGCCCAGATGGAGATAGCCGCAGCGGCTAAGAAGCCTATCCTCATCCATTGCCGCACCAGCGAGCTGGCCAGCCCGGAAGCCAAAGCTAAATTCGGGGCCGCAGACGCCTGGGAAGACCTGCTTACGCTCCTCGCCGCCCACTGGACGCCACACAAACTCGGCGGCATTATGCACTGCTTCTCCGGCACCGTCGAACAGGCGCAGCGCTCGCTCGATGCTGGATTTTATCTCTCGTTCGCGGGTAATCTGACCTATCCGAAGTCCCAGTCCATTCGAGACGCCGCAGCGATGGCCCCCGGCGACCGCATCCTGATAGAGACTGACGCTCCTTTTCTATCGCCGATTCCTCACCGGGGCCATCGTAACGAACCTGCCCTGGTCACGCACACCGCCGAAACCCTTGCTGCCCTTCGGGGCATCTCATCAGATGAGTTGGCAATGATCACAACTGAAAACTTCCACCGGCTCTTTCCCACAACGGCCTGA